The Candidatus Limnocylindrales bacterium genome contains a region encoding:
- a CDS encoding thioredoxin domain-containing protein — protein MEQKEEKHTNRLIHEKSPYLLQHAHNPVDWYPWGEEAFEKARREDKPIFLSIGYSTCHWCHVMERESFEDPEVARLMNEVFVSIKVDREERPDIDNIYMTVCQLMTQSGGWPLTIIMTPDKKPFFAGTYFPKESRYGRIGMLDLIPRIHEIWLTRRDEALDAANKLTLALQEISHTVPGEDLTGSILKSAYDQLARYFDEQHGGFGGAPKFPTPHKIFFLLRYWKRTGNATALKMVEKTLQGMRLGGMYDHIGFGFHRYSTDARWLLPHFEKMLYDQALLAMAYIEAYQATGKEDYARTAREVFTYVLRDMTSPEGGFYSAEDADSEGEEGKFYLWSVEEIRRLFDPGEADLILKIYNFEREGNFIEQATGHTTGTNILYLKKPLAELAHDLKIPEQDLHRRLEAARQKLFAVREKRIHPHKDDKILTDWNGLMIAALAKGAQVLDEPAYAEAARRAVDFIFGHLRNPEGRLLHRYRHGQAGLPANVDDYAFLIWGLLELYEATFQVPYLQAALDLNADLIKYFWDERNGGFYFTAHDGENLLIRPKEIYDGAVPSGNSVAMLNLLRLGRITANPDLEAKAAKIGRVFSANVKESPIAHTQLLVALDFAIGPSYEVVMVGNSQAEDTKVMLQALRRQFIPNKVVLFRPSEPETPEITRLAEFTQNQSGLNGKATAYVCLNYHCELPTTDVNKMLELLGIRD, from the coding sequence ATGGAACAAAAAGAAGAAAAACACACGAATCGATTAATACACGAGAAGAGTCCTTATTTATTGCAGCATGCCCATAACCCGGTGGACTGGTATCCCTGGGGGGAAGAGGCTTTTGAGAAGGCACGGAGGGAAGATAAGCCAATTTTTCTCTCTATCGGTTATTCCACCTGTCACTGGTGTCATGTCATGGAACGTGAGTCTTTTGAAGACCCGGAAGTAGCCCGATTAATGAATGAAGTATTTGTTTCCATCAAAGTAGATCGGGAGGAGAGACCGGATATAGACAATATTTACATGACCGTCTGTCAGCTGATGACCCAGAGTGGAGGGTGGCCTTTGACCATCATTATGACCCCGGATAAAAAGCCCTTTTTCGCCGGGACTTATTTTCCTAAAGAGAGTCGGTACGGTCGAATTGGCATGTTGGATTTGATACCCCGCATTCATGAGATCTGGTTGACTCGCCGCGATGAGGCTCTAGATGCAGCCAACAAACTCACCTTGGCGCTTCAGGAGATCTCCCATACCGTACCGGGTGAAGATTTGACCGGGTCAATCTTAAAATCGGCTTACGATCAACTGGCCAGGTATTTTGATGAACAACATGGAGGCTTCGGGGGGGCGCCCAAGTTTCCGACTCCCCACAAGATTTTTTTCTTGCTGCGTTATTGGAAACGCACAGGGAATGCTACAGCGTTGAAGATGGTAGAAAAAACACTTCAAGGAATGCGATTGGGAGGCATGTATGACCATATCGGATTTGGGTTCCATCGCTATTCCACCGATGCTAGATGGCTTCTGCCCCACTTTGAAAAGATGCTTTACGATCAAGCCTTACTGGCTATGGCCTATATAGAAGCTTATCAGGCGACAGGGAAAGAAGACTATGCCAGAACCGCTCGGGAAGTGTTTACCTATGTTCTGAGGGATATGACTTCGCCCGAGGGGGGATTTTATTCGGCTGAAGATGCCGACAGTGAAGGTGAAGAAGGAAAGTTTTACCTCTGGTCGGTGGAGGAAATTCGACGGTTGTTCGATCCCGGAGAGGCGGATCTCATTTTGAAGATTTATAATTTTGAAAGGGAGGGTAATTTTATCGAGCAGGCCACAGGCCATACCACAGGAACGAATATCCTATACCTCAAGAAACCCCTTGCCGAGTTAGCCCACGACTTAAAGATACCTGAGCAAGACCTTCACAGACGCCTGGAAGCTGCCCGGCAAAAACTTTTTGCAGTTCGGGAGAAACGGATTCATCCCCATAAAGACGACAAGATCCTGACCGACTGGAACGGACTCATGATTGCAGCCCTGGCAAAAGGAGCCCAGGTCCTTGATGAACCGGCGTATGCCGAAGCTGCCCGGCGGGCCGTAGATTTTATCTTTGGGCATCTCCGCAACCCGGAAGGACGTCTTCTCCATCGTTATCGCCATGGTCAAGCCGGATTACCGGCCAATGTGGATGATTACGCATTCTTGATCTGGGGATTGCTCGAGCTTTATGAAGCAACTTTCCAGGTCCCTTATTTACAGGCTGCTCTGGATCTGAATGCCGATTTGATTAAATACTTTTGGGATGAAAGGAATGGAGGATTTTACTTTACGGCCCATGATGGTGAAAATCTACTGATCCGCCCCAAAGAAATTTATGATGGCGCGGTCCCTTCGGGTAACTCGGTAGCCATGTTAAACCTGCTCCGTCTGGGGCGTATCACAGCGAATCCGGATCTTGAAGCGAAGGCTGCAAAAATCGGGCGTGTCTTCTCTGCCAATGTCAAAGAATCTCCCATAGCCCATACGCAACTCCTGGTGGCTTTGGATTTTGCAATAGGACCTTCCTATGAGGTCGTCATGGTCGGCAATTCCCAGGCTGAAGACACAAAAGTTATGCTTCAGGCCCTGAGAAGGCAATTTATCCCCAATAAAGTCGTTCTCTTCCGTCCCAGTGAACCGGAAACCCCGGAAATCACCCGTCTGGCCGAGTTTACCCAAAATCAGTCTGGCCTGAACGGAAAAGCAACGGCCTATGTTTGTCTAAATTACCATTGCGAGCTTCCCACAACGGACGTAAATAAAATGTTGGAACTGCTGGGTATAAGAGACTAA
- a CDS encoding MarR family transcriptional regulator, translating into MGKKNVHGTRENLGFLLARASQRWNELLYEGFCRANYPDVRPAYGSILILLFEENGLQMGELARRARLSKQTMTTLIKAMEQKGLVIRRRDPEDARAFRIYLTARSRRFKAVAEEVLNELDEQVKARLTPEQVSILRNSLKALLNLSR; encoded by the coding sequence ATGGGAAAAAAGAATGTTCATGGAACACGAGAAAACCTGGGATTTTTATTGGCGAGAGCTTCCCAGCGATGGAATGAGTTGTTATACGAAGGTTTTTGTCGGGCTAACTATCCCGATGTACGCCCCGCTTATGGTTCTATTTTGATTCTACTTTTTGAAGAAAATGGCTTACAGATGGGGGAACTTGCAAGGCGAGCCCGACTTAGTAAACAAACCATGACGACCCTCATAAAGGCCATGGAACAAAAAGGACTTGTCATACGTAGGCGAGACCCGGAAGATGCCCGAGCCTTTCGTATTTACCTGACGGCTCGTAGCCGCCGTTTTAAGGCTGTAGCCGAAGAGGTTTTAAACGAGCTGGATGAGCAGGTAAAAGCTCGACTGACTCCGGAACAGGTATCCATATTAAGGAATTCTCTCAAAGCACTCCTGAACCTCTCCCGCTAA